Part of the Syntrophorhabdaceae bacterium genome is shown below.
GGTATCCTTATTTCGAGGATGCCATCCTTTATCTTGGTTTTTGCCTTGTCGGATTGTACTTTCGCTGGCAGGTTGAAGGTGCGGGAAAAGGAACCGTAGGAACTTTCATAGTGATAGTAGTCTTTCTTCTTCACCTCTTGTTCATTCTTCTTCTCACCGGAAATCGTGATGGTATCTTCAGTAAGGGTAACATCGATATCCTCTTTCTTGACCCCCGGCAGCTCTGCCTTGACAACGATGTCATCTTTGTCCTTCAGGATATCTATGGAAGGAACGATCTCTTCAGCCTGCGAGAACCGCGGAAAGGGGTGACCGAATAAAGAGAATGGCCTCCGGAAGACATCCTCAAACCATCTCTCCATGTCCCGGAGCCCAACCATCGGCGTATCCGCCTCTTTCTTTACCAATTCCTTTGATTCTTTGGTTGCCATAGTACACCTCCTGTGTATTTTCTCGTACCGGTCATCGATTCTGTTCGTTATATCTGAACCCTAAACGATGACGATGCAGTTCTCGCTGCCAAACCCATTCGGGCGTCGCAACATGTTCTCGGGATCGTCCCACCACTCTCCATCGACGACAAACCGGTACTCGTGCTCTCCGGAATCCAAAGCCAGGGTACAGACCCACCTTCCGTCCTCGTCACAGTCAAGCAAGGTGGCCGTGGGGTCCCATTCGTTGAAGTAACCGACAACAGATACCTGTTCTGCTTGTGGCGCCTTCAATTGAAACG
Proteins encoded:
- a CDS encoding isoamylase early set domain-containing protein, which codes for MKKKTEAKKTAGKTTKAPVKTKAAEAKAPVKAQKKEAAPKKPARTRRKSEVTFQLKAPQAEQVSVVGYFNEWDPTATLLDCDEDGRWVCTLALDSGEHEYRFVVDGEWWDDPENMLRRPNGFGSENCIVIV
- a CDS encoding Hsp20/alpha crystallin family protein → MATKESKELVKKEADTPMVGLRDMERWFEDVFRRPFSLFGHPFPRFSQAEEIVPSIDILKDKDDIVVKAELPGVKKEDIDVTLTEDTITISGEKKNEQEVKKKDYYHYESSYGSFSRTFNLPAKVQSDKAKTKIKDGILEIRIPKTEEAKKKEVKVKVE